A part of Phlebotomus papatasi isolate M1 chromosome 5, Ppap_2.1, whole genome shotgun sequence genomic DNA contains:
- the LOC129808718 gene encoding uncharacterized protein LOC129808718, translating into MPTPGESQSTQQWRHRASEHQLALRGMATKDDREHQVHILHLSPSNYTSSPIQTGGGASGGAVKRITEHIQAVGEPRMKRLIVPSSVSGIHQPVKPGKFLIHSNLKLVTSRRDTTETTASHARALMSSVVKTATGTTTAISSGIPILTGIPILTAVTSTDTSRDDRRPANIVVKSLPRGVHALQLRNTDATYLIPVTCPVTLVPRTTAPSSVQVAALARPKPDPALQEQLLEFDKVCKEVKERSAPVRNHKRTGSVSKATTASSGTTIDAGQNSRTDEEHKHAKIYAILAEYHKKLANSPDLNNKPAPRRRSAPPQGTTVVATKRKKVTATAAAAVAKVATPKEPQTTAAAPSTSAVVNYVSIVRPLRIALGSSQRLVALSGAALPTTSATLAPSQTHQCPARPKVLVLEKPSGQYVIKSVAVNQNGTGGAPKVSQNEQKDTFRQDIVADCEDLGVDIPNASDLFPEADYLLEECLAPTDFGAEEVIEAPPADTVIRTLTHDRQHMAQQ; encoded by the exons ATGCCGACCCCTGGTGAATCCCAATCCACGCAACAGTGGCGCCATCGGGCATCGGAACACCAACTGGCACTAAGAGGCATGGCCACCAAGGACGACAGGGAACATCAGGTGCATATCCTGCATCTATCGCCATCCAATTACACCAGTAGCCCCATTCAGACTGGTGGAGGAGCCAGTGGTGGAGCTGTTAAACGCATCACGGAGCACATTCAAGCTGTTGGAGAACCAAGGATGAAGCGTCTTATTGTGCCAAGCAGTGTCTCGGGCATCCATCAACCGGTCAAACCGGGAAAATTTCTCATTCACAGCAATCTCAAGCTTGTGACTTCCAGGCGTGACACAACAGAGACTACAGCCAGTCACGCACGAGCACTGATGAGTAGTGTAGTGAAGACAGCAACTGGCACCACAACTGCCATCTCCAGTGGAATTCCCATTCTAACAGGAATTCCCATTCTAACAGCTGTCACGTCCACGGATACAAGTA GAGATGACCGTCGACCAGCGAATATTGTGGTAAAGAGTCTACCACGTGGCGTTCATGCTCTTCAGTTGCGCAACACAGATGCCACCTATCTTATACCCGTCACATGTCCCGTCACCTTAGTACCCCGAACCACTGCACCATCGTCAGTTCAGGTGGCGGCTCTGGCACGACCCAAGCCCGATCCAGCCCTTCAGGAACAATTACTAGAATTTGATAAGGTGTGCAAAGAAGTAAAGGAGCGCAGTGCACCTGTGCGCAATCACAAGCGTACCGGATCAGTATCAAAGGCAACAACAGCTTCCAGTGGCACCACCATCGATGCTGGTCAAAATAGTCGAACAGATGAGGAGCACAAACATGCCAAAATTTATGCCATTCTGGCGgaatatcacaaaaaattgGCCAATTCTCCAGATTTGAACAATAAACCAGCGCCCAGGAGACGATCAGCGCCACCACAGGGCACCACTGTGGTGGCAACAAAACGCAAAAAAGTAACAGCtactgctgctgctgctgttgctaAGGTGGCAACCCCAAAAGAACCACAAACAACAGCAGCAGCACCATCTACCAGTGCTGTTGTCAACTATGTGAGCATAGTTAGGCCACTTAGAATTGCTCTGGGATCATCTCAGCGTCTTGTAGCACTGTCCGGAGCCGCTTTGCCCACCACATCAGCCACTCTGGCACCAAGTCAGACTCATCAG TGCCCTGCAAGACCAAAAGTTCTGGTTTTGGAGAAACCATCGGGTCAGTATGTCATTAAATCGGTGGCTGTGAACCAAAATGGAACTGGAGGAGCCCCCAAGGTGTCGCAAAATGAACAGAAGGACACCTTTAGGCAGGATATTGTGGCAGATTGTGAGGATCTTGGTGTTGATATACCAAATGCCAGTGATCTATTTCCCGAAGCTGATTACTTGCTGGAGGAGTGTCTGGCACCCACGGATTTTGGAGCGGAGGAAGTCATCGAAGCGCCCCCTGCAGATACGGTCATCAGAACACTAACACATGATCGACAACACATGGCGcagcaataa
- the LOC129808720 gene encoding zwei Ig domain protein zig-8 has translation MSQINSSERHNVAYFIIISCLYHFQHLCTIWSLPVSSGAIVLDRPYFDDVSSRNVTAVVDETAILKCRVRNRGNRTISWMRKRDLHILTSNTFTYTSDQRFSVEHLANSDDWNLRIEYAQRRDSGIYECQVNTEPKINMAFHLDVTDLMAAARAKILGSAEVHVKKGSTISLACAVNVHAPSIAWLHDSAVVDFDSARGGISLETEKTDAGTTSRLMLTRAALRDSGNYTCQPAGAVSASVVVHVLNGEHPAAMQTSSAMPCPSTTTLCVLGVLLLSLAPPYHTNAIWVQMASFTAQ, from the exons ATGAGCCAAATAAACTCCAGTGAGCGACATAATGTCGCATACTTCATCATTATCTCCTGTCTCTACCATTTTCAGCACCTTTGCACCATTTGGAGTCTTCCAGTGTCCA GTGGCGCCATTGTGCTGGATCGACCATATTTTGACGATGTGTCATCGAGAAATGTGACAGCGGTTGTCGATGAGACGGCCATATTGAAATGTCGTGTGAGAAATCGCGGAAATAGAACG ATATCGTGGATGCGAAAACGAGATCTTCACATCCTAACCTCAAACACATTCACTTACACCAGCGACCAGAGGTTCTCTGTGGAGCATCTGGCTAACAGCGACGACTGGAATTTGCGAATTGAGTACGCCCAGCGTCGTGATTCCGGCATCTACGAATGTCAAGTTAATACTGAGCCCAAAATCAACATGGCCTTCCATCTCGATGTCACAG ATTTAATGGCGGCAGCACGGGCCAAAATTCTCGGATCGGCTGAAGTCCATGTGAAAAAGGGCAGCACAATTTCACTGGCATGTGCTGTCAATGTCCATGCTCCCTCAATTGCCTGGCTGCACGATTCGGCCGTTGTTGATTTCGATTCGGCGAGAGGGGGCATTTCGTTGGAAACGGAAAAAACCGATGCTGGCACGACGAGTCGCTTGATGCTGACACGAGCAGCGCTACGTGACAGTGGCAATTATACTTGTCAGCCAGCTG GGGCTGTTAGTGCTTCAGTTGTTGTTCATGTTCTCAATGGCGAACATCCAGCAGCCATGCAGACCAGCAGCGCTATGCCCTGCCCTTCCACCACAACTCTCTGCGTCCTGGGCGTTCTACTGCTATCACTGGCGCCCCCATATCACACCAACGCCATCTGGGTGCAAATGGCATCTTTTACCGCTCAATAG